The Mesorhizobium sp. M1D.F.Ca.ET.043.01.1.1 genome contains a region encoding:
- a CDS encoding GGDEF domain-containing protein — MLSGLILTVQALSGNGLAGAAWFSVVNAINAARLALARHQLKEPGVQDDLTRVWLRLRWFGRLALLAGFTWSFLAILTAGYTTSQASLHLIILAGISAGAVTYGSSYAAAAICFITPPLLIAAACLLTKGAPENYILAFAVLLFEGGLVRSSFVGQARFRDASRLRHQAERLAAEMERNSREDHLTALLNRRGLEHAIDQFENTDGPFVAMLIDLDGFKSVNGTYGHRTGDELLARIARRIEEEAPEGSTLARIGGDEFVLVFSSRKNSPSPTNLASNLIAKLARPYPGIASVRIGASIGIYLAENPGLTEMLLRADIALYTAKRRGRNEFCLFGAELARELQRRQSIERDLHSAITMRSLVAWFQPIVRLETEASSVLKPC; from the coding sequence GTGCTGTCCGGGCTGATTTTGACCGTGCAGGCCCTTTCCGGGAACGGTCTTGCTGGCGCGGCCTGGTTTTCGGTCGTTAATGCGATAAATGCCGCCCGCCTTGCACTCGCCCGTCATCAGCTGAAGGAACCCGGAGTCCAGGATGATCTGACACGGGTTTGGCTGCGGCTTCGCTGGTTTGGCAGGCTTGCTCTTCTGGCGGGATTCACCTGGTCATTCCTTGCCATCCTAACGGCTGGATACACGACGTCTCAAGCATCGCTGCATCTAATAATTCTGGCGGGCATTTCAGCTGGCGCGGTCACGTACGGCAGCTCATATGCTGCGGCAGCGATATGCTTCATCACACCGCCACTCCTCATTGCCGCCGCATGTTTGCTGACGAAGGGAGCCCCGGAAAACTACATTCTGGCTTTTGCCGTCCTGCTTTTCGAGGGCGGCCTGGTTCGATCCTCGTTCGTTGGACAAGCGCGCTTCCGTGACGCGAGCCGCCTGAGACATCAAGCCGAGCGGCTTGCCGCGGAAATGGAGCGCAATTCCAGGGAGGACCATCTTACCGCGCTCCTCAACAGGCGGGGCCTCGAACATGCAATCGATCAGTTTGAGAACACCGATGGACCCTTTGTGGCCATGCTGATTGATCTGGACGGGTTCAAATCTGTCAACGGTACCTACGGTCACAGAACGGGTGACGAGCTGCTTGCCAGGATCGCCCGCCGAATAGAGGAAGAAGCACCGGAGGGCTCAACGCTCGCCCGCATCGGTGGGGATGAATTCGTGCTGGTTTTTTCTTCGCGAAAGAATTCTCCTTCTCCCACCAATCTCGCGTCCAATCTCATAGCCAAGCTTGCTCGCCCCTATCCTGGGATCGCATCCGTCCGCATTGGAGCGTCTATAGGAATCTACTTGGCTGAAAACCCCGGACTGACGGAAATGTTGTTGCGGGCCGACATCGCCCTTTACACAGCTAAGCGCCGCGGCAGGAATGAATTTTGTCTGTTCGGTGCCGAGCTAGCCCGGGAACTGCAACGCCGCCAGTCAATCGAACGCGATCTTCATTCGGCGATAACGATGAGAAGCTTGGTCGCTTGGTTTCAGCCAATCGTAAGACTCGAAACTGAAGCGTCGTCGGTTTTGAAGCCTTGCTAA
- the ubiM gene encoding 5-demethoxyubiquinol-8 5-hydroxylase UbiM — MMGSDDNFDIVVVGAGPVGLSFAASLAQSELKVAVVEQNTFDSLANPAFDGREIALTNASIRTLRELGAWDVIPASDKSALQGARVLNGSSAFALRFDPPSNSGEPLGVLVPNCRIREALFKIVRLQDRARLLCGHSVVDATNSQEGAVVTLSNGARLTARLVVAADSRLSATRDLLGIGADINRLGHSMLICRVRHERAHHQIAIEWFDHHQTIAMLPLAEGMSSLLLTLRSNEAYRLLAFDDDLFLSELTKRCRGRLGKMTLASKRHTYPLVTTWAHKFRAPSAALIGDAAIGMHPVTAHGFNIGLSSQKQLARGIMTACRDGRNVGDPDMLHIYERRLRLSAAPLYHATNILIGLYSRDHLAARLARHLGLRFAQHVPLVRHGISAELQR, encoded by the coding sequence CTGATGGGCTCTGACGATAATTTTGACATCGTTGTCGTTGGAGCCGGCCCGGTCGGCCTTTCGTTCGCTGCGTCGCTTGCCCAAAGCGAACTCAAGGTGGCAGTTGTTGAACAGAACACATTCGATAGTCTGGCGAATCCGGCTTTCGATGGTCGCGAAATCGCGCTGACCAACGCTTCGATCAGAACCCTTCGCGAGCTCGGCGCCTGGGATGTCATCCCGGCTTCGGACAAATCAGCACTTCAAGGCGCGCGCGTGCTCAACGGCTCGAGCGCATTCGCTCTTCGTTTCGATCCTCCCAGCAACTCTGGAGAACCGCTGGGGGTTTTGGTTCCAAATTGCCGGATCCGCGAGGCGCTGTTCAAAATCGTCCGCTTGCAGGATCGCGCCCGGCTGTTGTGCGGCCACTCGGTCGTCGATGCAACAAACAGCCAAGAAGGAGCAGTCGTAACGCTCTCTAATGGCGCGCGTTTAACTGCTCGGCTGGTTGTTGCCGCGGATTCGCGTTTGTCCGCCACGCGTGATCTGCTAGGCATCGGCGCCGATATCAACCGGCTTGGCCACTCGATGCTGATTTGCCGAGTGAGGCACGAGCGCGCCCACCACCAGATCGCCATCGAATGGTTCGATCACCATCAGACGATAGCGATGTTGCCCCTCGCGGAGGGCATGTCGTCGCTGCTGCTCACATTGCGCTCAAACGAGGCCTATAGACTGCTTGCCTTCGATGATGATTTGTTCCTGTCGGAGTTGACGAAACGGTGTCGAGGGCGCCTTGGAAAAATGACCTTGGCAAGCAAGCGCCACACCTATCCGCTGGTCACGACCTGGGCGCACAAATTCCGGGCGCCGAGCGCCGCACTCATCGGCGACGCTGCCATCGGCATGCACCCGGTGACCGCTCACGGATTCAACATCGGTCTCAGCAGCCAGAAGCAACTCGCCCGTGGAATCATGACTGCGTGCCGCGACGGCCGCAATGTTGGCGACCCCGACATGCTGCATATATACGAAAGGCGGCTGCGCCTGTCGGCGGCGCCGCTCTACCATGCAACGAACATATTGATTGGACTCTACTCCAGAGACCACCTGGCGGCACGGCTTGCAAGGCATCTGGGGCTTCGCTTTGCCCAACATGTTCCCCTTGTCCGGCATGGGATATCGGCGGAGCTCCAGCGGTGA
- a CDS encoding EAL domain-containing protein, whose amino-acid sequence MLRWSHPLHGPISPPEIMTAARETGMLQLLTQTVFADCCALIEGLVKADRRDVRVAMNVSPRELEAGDIDEMILNGLAAKDLPATMFDIEITEEAPVDPDRVDEKLGQLSHAGISIALEDFGTGFSTLASLKDSRIRKVKIDQGFIRGLAKSRENRLLVKAVIDLGRTLGIEVMAEGVETEADRQTLYKLGCRTAQGFLFSKAVPLHLALDSVVKEHAKEL is encoded by the coding sequence TTGCTAAGATGGTCTCACCCGCTTCACGGTCCCATTTCTCCGCCCGAGATCATGACAGCGGCACGCGAAACTGGAATGCTTCAGCTGCTAACTCAAACGGTATTCGCCGACTGTTGCGCTCTTATCGAGGGCTTGGTCAAAGCTGACCGTCGTGATGTTCGTGTGGCGATGAATGTTTCACCGCGCGAGTTGGAAGCTGGCGATATTGACGAGATGATTCTTAATGGTCTGGCGGCAAAAGACCTCCCTGCAACGATGTTCGACATCGAGATTACCGAAGAAGCCCCAGTGGATCCGGACAGAGTGGATGAAAAGCTCGGCCAGCTTTCACATGCTGGCATTTCTATCGCGCTCGAGGACTTCGGCACCGGTTTTTCGACGTTGGCATCGCTCAAGGACAGTCGGATCAGGAAAGTGAAAATAGATCAGGGCTTCATTCGCGGCTTAGCCAAGTCCCGGGAGAATCGGCTGCTTGTCAAAGCGGTGATTGACCTTGGTAGGACGCTCGGGATCGAGGTCATGGCCGAGGGCGTTGAAACAGAGGCAGATCGGCAAACTCTGTACAAGCTTGGCTGCAGAACCGCGCAGGGCTTCCTGTTCTCTAAGGCAGTGCCTCTCCATTTGGCACTTGATTCGGTAGTAAAAGAGCACGCGAAGGAGTTGTGA